Proteins from one Natrinema salinisoli genomic window:
- a CDS encoding SCP2 sterol-binding domain-containing protein, which produces MSTQRLRPIEQYFPTQPWLEAYRNAINADDEYAAESAGWGIEFDGSFVFQIENVPLETNTVGDLPPEIVAAVEEMLAERSEAEIESLLADAPTDVRESVDSRNGSLEERVTDEILATAMADLPDRLWPELRAELPDLLAALIAQLEENVADGDTVYAYLDLHDGECRGVETVTERDELEYGFRLVGDYERWKTLVRGEGDVIDMLMAGDFEIDGYMQKILQYSDAAARLGEISGNVDSRFLF; this is translated from the coding sequence ATGAGCACGCAACGACTGCGACCGATCGAACAGTACTTTCCGACACAGCCGTGGCTCGAGGCGTACCGGAATGCGATCAACGCGGACGACGAATACGCGGCGGAGTCCGCCGGATGGGGGATAGAGTTCGACGGCTCGTTCGTTTTCCAGATCGAGAACGTTCCGCTCGAGACCAATACCGTCGGCGATCTGCCGCCGGAGATCGTCGCAGCGGTCGAGGAGATGCTCGCCGAGCGCTCCGAGGCGGAAATCGAATCCCTCCTCGCGGACGCACCGACGGACGTCCGCGAGAGCGTCGACTCCCGCAACGGGTCGCTGGAAGAGCGGGTCACCGACGAGATTCTGGCGACGGCGATGGCGGACCTCCCGGATCGGCTGTGGCCGGAACTCCGGGCGGAACTGCCTGACCTCCTCGCAGCACTGATCGCGCAACTCGAGGAGAACGTCGCCGACGGCGACACGGTCTACGCGTATCTGGATCTCCACGACGGCGAGTGTCGGGGCGTCGAAACGGTCACGGAGAGAGACGAGCTGGAGTACGGATTCCGACTCGTCGGGGACTACGAGCGGTGGAAGACGCTCGTCCGCGGCGAGGGTGATGTCATCGACATGCTGATGGCCGGCGACTTCGAGATCGATGGCTACATGCAGAAGATCCTCCAGTACTCCGACGCGGCGGCCCGTCTCGGCGAGATCTCCGGGAACGTCGACTCGCGGTTTCTCTTCTGA
- a CDS encoding ribonucleotide-diphosphate reductase subunit beta has translation MTDGFQAERIDTTSKWYDLFQKGVELGTWNVEKLFEEVGFEEDREIWASLEPGERTQLRYLLSGFLDGEFAVGEDASHHLQRIMGAPCFDDNEEMEMYMTMFTLTEHKHTQFLDVYMHEVMGEQDTFAEQNPKRGGARIPIVQATGLGEVYDRQGQLTARAAHSQDPVDIAKALTVYHMIVEGLLARGGFYSINKLSRNAPLPLLNHGFKFISTDEGRHITHGVEALSELIAKERAGEPEFQGVSQAIVDVLYENVGSVADFGYMFTDAVDDPLEIEFDDLLMRVGRLIDGQFNEALDLDVDHHRIIGIVADRHRECLETDIDAELREYRERYERTRGVAADGGGDRD, from the coding sequence ATGACGGACGGATTTCAGGCGGAACGGATCGACACGACGAGCAAGTGGTACGACCTCTTCCAGAAGGGGGTCGAACTCGGCACCTGGAACGTCGAGAAGCTGTTCGAGGAGGTCGGCTTCGAGGAGGATCGCGAGATCTGGGCGTCGCTCGAGCCCGGCGAACGGACACAGCTCCGATATCTGCTCTCGGGCTTTCTCGACGGGGAGTTCGCGGTCGGCGAGGACGCGAGTCATCATCTCCAGCGCATCATGGGAGCTCCGTGTTTCGACGACAACGAGGAGATGGAGATGTACATGACGATGTTTACGCTGACCGAGCACAAGCACACGCAGTTCCTCGACGTCTACATGCACGAGGTGATGGGCGAACAGGACACGTTCGCCGAACAGAATCCGAAACGCGGCGGTGCCCGGATTCCGATCGTGCAGGCGACCGGATTAGGCGAGGTGTACGATCGGCAGGGCCAGCTGACCGCCAGGGCGGCCCACTCGCAGGATCCCGTCGACATCGCGAAGGCGCTGACGGTGTATCACATGATCGTGGAAGGGCTCCTCGCCCGGGGCGGCTTTTACTCGATCAACAAACTGTCGCGGAACGCGCCGCTGCCGCTGTTGAATCACGGCTTCAAGTTCATCAGCACCGACGAAGGACGTCACATCACGCACGGCGTCGAGGCGCTGAGCGAACTGATCGCGAAGGAACGCGCCGGCGAACCGGAGTTCCAGGGCGTCAGTCAGGCCATCGTCGACGTCCTCTACGAGAACGTGGGATCGGTGGCGGACTTCGGATATATGTTCACCGACGCCGTCGACGACCCCCTCGAGATCGAGTTCGACGACCTCCTGATGCGGGTCGGGCGTCTCATCGACGGACAGTTCAACGAGGCGCTCGACCTCGACGTCGACCACCACAGGATCATCGGCATCGTCGCCGACCGCCATCGGGAGTGTCTCGAGACGGACATCGACGCGGAGCTTCGGGAGTACCGGGAGCGCTACGAGCGCACACGCGGTGTCGCCGCCGACGGAGGTGGGGACCGTGACTGA
- a CDS encoding 2Fe-2S iron-sulfur cluster-binding protein yields the protein MYEVTFHFESGTETVDIDPDEYVLEAAERAGLDLPHSCRNGMCTSCAGELLDGELDGSEGTALSADQAADGYVLLCCSYPRADSEIRVGERIQNELLGLDAL from the coding sequence ATGTACGAGGTAACATTTCATTTCGAGAGCGGGACGGAAACAGTCGACATCGATCCGGACGAGTACGTCCTCGAGGCCGCCGAGCGCGCCGGTCTCGACCTGCCGCACTCCTGTCGAAACGGGATGTGCACGTCGTGTGCCGGGGAGTTGCTCGACGGTGAACTCGACGGCAGCGAGGGGACGGCGCTCTCCGCCGACCAGGCGGCTGACGGCTACGTCCTGCTGTGTTGTTCGTACCCGCGAGCGGACAGCGAGATCCGGGTCGGCGAACGGATCCAGAACGAACTGCTCGGTCTCGACGCGCTCTGA